One Turneriella parva DSM 21527 genomic region harbors:
- the jag gene encoding RNA-binding cell elongation regulator Jag/EloR, whose product MQILEVQALGEKEALDQALADLGTEAENVEISVLKKGSSGFLGLGQKTLGIYKVNAIRGKTPLAVIIRGVISTLLGHMGYTVTVKDHRSVEEGKLMVDLESEFAGYIIGKHGRTLEALQFMTNLIVEKITGEQPKILLDIENYRERRAQHLMEIAQKTGEYVARTGKSRLLDPLNPYERRLVHMALQDNGTVKTESEGNGVYKRVRIFKIVTDQAPDGNAAEPGNELTTDDNIGNIAFEAGHDPEGADDIEFKSDDFNR is encoded by the coding sequence ATGCAAATACTCGAAGTACAGGCCCTCGGCGAAAAAGAAGCTCTCGACCAGGCACTCGCCGATCTCGGCACCGAAGCAGAAAATGTCGAAATCAGCGTGCTGAAAAAAGGCAGCTCTGGTTTTCTCGGCCTCGGCCAAAAGACGCTGGGCATCTACAAAGTGAATGCCATTCGCGGCAAGACGCCGCTTGCGGTCATTATTCGCGGCGTGATTTCGACGCTGTTGGGGCACATGGGTTACACCGTAACCGTGAAAGACCACCGCAGCGTTGAAGAAGGCAAACTCATGGTCGATCTCGAGAGCGAATTTGCCGGCTACATCATCGGCAAACACGGCCGCACGCTCGAAGCGCTGCAGTTCATGACGAACCTGATTGTTGAAAAGATTACCGGTGAGCAGCCCAAGATTCTGCTCGACATCGAAAATTACCGCGAACGCCGCGCGCAGCATCTCATGGAGATCGCACAAAAAACGGGCGAATACGTTGCGCGTACCGGTAAAAGCCGTTTGCTCGACCCACTCAACCCATACGAGCGCCGCCTCGTTCACATGGCGCTGCAAGACAACGGCACCGTAAAAACTGAATCTGAAGGTAACGGCGTCTACAAGCGCGTGCGCATCTTCAAGATCGTTACCGATCAGGCACCCGATGGCAATGCGGCAGAACCGGGCAATGAACTTACCACAGACGACAACATCGGCAACATCGCCTTCGAAGCAGGCCATGACCCAGAAGGCGCCGACGATATTGAGTTCAAAAGCGACGACTTCAACCGCTGA
- a CDS encoding YggS family pyridoxal phosphate-dependent enzyme, with translation MNLNERFNQVLAEIGEAAMAAGRPADSVNLIAVSKTHPVSLVDELAQLGQVHFAENRIAELTEKQAAARATGLQWHLIGQLQTNKVKLLNAGTILHSLDRLSLAEKLQQQFAADNIRCLIQVNCSGEPNKSGVAPADFDALAEAIAKKPAIRVLGLMTMAEHSDDERVVRRAFADLRELSERLAAQKIFPGYENWLSMGMSGDFRYAIAEGATHVRIGTAIFGHR, from the coding sequence GTGAACCTGAACGAACGTTTCAATCAGGTTCTCGCCGAAATTGGCGAAGCCGCGATGGCCGCAGGCCGGCCGGCCGATTCAGTCAACCTGATCGCCGTTTCGAAAACTCACCCCGTTTCGCTCGTCGATGAGCTCGCCCAGCTAGGTCAGGTGCACTTTGCGGAAAACCGTATCGCCGAGCTGACTGAAAAGCAAGCCGCGGCGAGGGCCACCGGTCTGCAATGGCATCTCATCGGCCAACTGCAGACGAACAAGGTAAAGCTGCTAAACGCGGGGACAATTCTGCATTCACTCGACCGGCTCTCGCTTGCAGAGAAACTGCAGCAGCAATTTGCTGCAGACAACATTCGCTGCCTCATTCAGGTCAACTGCAGTGGCGAACCTAACAAATCGGGTGTGGCTCCGGCAGATTTCGACGCGCTCGCCGAAGCCATTGCGAAAAAGCCGGCGATCAGGGTTCTCGGGCTTATGACGATGGCAGAACACAGCGATGACGAGCGGGTGGTGAGACGGGCATTTGCCGACCTTCGCGAACTTTCAGAGCGGCTTGCGGCGCAGAAGATTTTTCCCGGCTACGAGAACTGGCTTTCGATGGGCATGTCAGGTGACTTTCGCTATGCAATCGCCGAAGGCGCAACGCATGTGCGTATAGGCACTGCGATTTTCGGGCATAGGTAA
- the mnmE gene encoding tRNA uridine-5-carboxymethylaminomethyl(34) synthesis GTPase MnmE: MTQKAPTILSSKATTSTADFICAPATVAGARSAIAVIRGSGAPGTRGSVFTALANIFLTPAGKCAAELTARVAHYGNISDGDEFIDDVLFFRFDGPASFTGEDSFEIHCHGNPLIVRAILTLLYRHGFRSAEPGEFTRRAYLNGKLGLNAAQAVAEVIEARSQLSLKAAHRLSRGTFRSGLLSLRSSLMNLAADLNAELDFIDEDIAFATLDTKLAILSRVEGETQKLADDAQRFDSIRGGVNIAIVGAPNAGKSSLLNRLLGHERSIVSDIAGTTRDYIEAELEIQGVNVRLFDTAGLREDSGDTIEIIGIERTRELIGRAHICLLIADGSIAPTELETLLPAETPARLLVAVNKCDMLHAEWANRRKDSPDNNSVIYISALTGEGFPALMQAFAAITAELAPQDAVPLSVWQVKLLNEIASLMRSASNLLRDRELPELIAHQVTRAIDCMSELTGEISSEDILGRIFSRFCIGK; the protein is encoded by the coding sequence ATGACCCAGAAGGCGCCGACGATATTGAGTTCAAAAGCGACGACTTCAACCGCTGACTTTATCTGTGCCCCGGCCACGGTGGCAGGGGCGCGTTCTGCAATCGCCGTCATTCGCGGCAGCGGGGCTCCGGGTACGCGGGGCTCTGTCTTTACGGCCCTGGCGAATATCTTTTTGACGCCTGCGGGTAAGTGTGCTGCTGAGCTGACTGCCCGCGTGGCGCACTACGGCAACATCAGCGATGGCGACGAATTCATCGACGACGTGCTTTTTTTCCGTTTCGACGGGCCGGCTTCGTTTACGGGCGAAGACAGTTTCGAAATTCACTGCCACGGCAACCCGCTGATCGTTCGCGCCATTCTTACCCTGCTCTACCGACACGGCTTTCGCAGCGCCGAACCCGGCGAATTCACGCGCCGTGCCTACCTCAACGGCAAGCTCGGCCTCAATGCCGCTCAGGCCGTCGCCGAGGTGATTGAGGCGCGCAGCCAGTTGTCGTTAAAGGCAGCGCACCGGCTGTCGCGGGGTACGTTTCGCTCGGGCCTTCTGTCGCTGCGCTCGTCGCTCATGAACCTCGCCGCCGATCTGAATGCCGAGCTCGACTTTATCGACGAAGATATTGCGTTCGCGACGCTCGACACCAAACTCGCAATTCTTTCCCGCGTTGAAGGCGAAACCCAGAAGCTTGCAGACGACGCGCAAAGGTTCGACTCGATACGCGGGGGCGTCAACATCGCGATCGTCGGTGCCCCCAATGCCGGTAAGTCATCGCTCTTGAACCGTCTGCTCGGGCATGAACGGTCGATTGTCAGCGACATTGCGGGCACAACCCGCGACTATATTGAGGCGGAGCTCGAAATTCAGGGCGTCAATGTGCGGCTATTCGACACGGCGGGCCTGCGCGAAGACAGCGGCGACACAATTGAAATCATCGGCATCGAACGCACGCGCGAGCTCATCGGCCGCGCACATATCTGCCTGCTGATCGCCGATGGTTCGATCGCGCCGACTGAACTTGAGACCCTGCTCCCCGCTGAAACACCGGCCCGCCTGCTCGTGGCCGTGAACAAATGCGACATGCTGCACGCCGAATGGGCGAATCGGCGCAAAGATTCACCCGACAACAATTCTGTCATCTATATTTCAGCGCTCACCGGTGAAGGATTTCCCGCGCTCATGCAGGCATTTGCTGCGATTACAGCCGAGCTCGCCCCGCAGGACGCGGTGCCGCTCTCTGTCTGGCAGGTTAAGCTGCTGAACGAAATCGCCTCGCTGATGCGGTCGGCTTCGAATCTCTTGCGAGACCGCGAGCTGCCCGAATTGATTGCGCACCAGGTAACGCGAGCGATCGATTGTATGTCTGAGCTGACGGGTGAAATTTCGAGTGAAGATATTCTCGGCCGCATATTCAGTAGATTTTGCATAGGTAAGTAG
- a CDS encoding YidC/Oxa1 family membrane protein insertase: MLSLFRRRALVAAALAALFIIPLPVATQGAPAEPVAMQVAKRGDTSKRISIETQNFTVVFSEAGARIEEFRNRDTAYPLRDGANIVVPNTEIYLAPYLGDPARVDLTTANLTSMMFAAFTFTKSEDADAVRIIATTPVQLVVDKNRYEATFSKEFVFLKKAPYFKFSLAIDTKANLKLKNLMLYALPMIGPAPEGSPGNFRDYHHYSHGEKFEQVYSGGGGAGFSCGGSSSAPKKTDAPIEFFGSSSRFLILNMQPLFKTLSTTLTPEVRTESKQLVNAQALHINLGDVTLEKGKPARFEFIGYMGPKLDSNLHPNEDARRVLPELSQFHKNLYKSFDFGITEPIRDIIVSALNLLYKVIPNYGIGIILIALLLKLAFFPLNQKQAEAMKRMGELQPKIKEINERYKNNPQEKQRRIMEMYKTHKVNPVSGCLPMLIQLPVFIAMYSAFSDAYDLWKSPFIPGWIPDLSQPDHVFSLPATLPFIGGFAVHLMPVVMTLTQFYQTKLTPTSGDENQRKIMLMMPFMMLFLFYAMPSGVVLYWTVQNLLSIAQQVYTNHKNSKAAQKA; this comes from the coding sequence ATGTTGTCTTTATTCCGCCGTCGCGCGTTGGTCGCAGCGGCTCTGGCTGCACTCTTCATCATTCCGCTGCCCGTAGCAACGCAAGGCGCACCGGCTGAGCCCGTGGCAATGCAGGTCGCCAAACGGGGAGATACTTCGAAACGTATCTCGATCGAAACACAGAACTTCACGGTGGTCTTTTCTGAGGCAGGCGCACGCATTGAAGAATTTCGCAACCGTGACACGGCTTACCCCCTGCGAGACGGCGCCAACATCGTTGTACCCAACACAGAAATTTACCTCGCGCCTTACCTGGGCGACCCAGCCCGCGTTGACCTGACCACTGCGAATCTGACATCCATGATGTTCGCCGCATTCACGTTCACGAAGAGCGAAGATGCCGACGCCGTCAGAATTATCGCCACGACGCCCGTACAGCTGGTGGTTGATAAGAACCGCTATGAGGCGACTTTCAGCAAAGAATTTGTCTTTTTGAAGAAAGCACCCTATTTCAAGTTTTCCCTCGCGATCGACACCAAGGCGAACCTCAAACTCAAGAATCTGATGCTCTATGCTCTGCCGATGATCGGCCCCGCACCTGAGGGCAGCCCCGGCAACTTTCGCGACTACCACCATTACAGCCATGGTGAAAAGTTTGAACAGGTTTATAGCGGTGGTGGTGGCGCCGGGTTTTCGTGCGGCGGTTCGTCGTCAGCGCCTAAAAAAACCGATGCACCGATAGAGTTTTTTGGCAGCTCATCCCGCTTTCTGATTCTGAACATGCAGCCGCTGTTCAAGACCCTGAGCACAACGCTCACGCCAGAAGTGCGCACTGAATCGAAGCAGCTTGTGAACGCGCAGGCTCTGCACATCAACCTGGGTGACGTGACGCTTGAAAAAGGCAAGCCTGCGCGCTTTGAATTCATCGGTTACATGGGCCCGAAACTCGACAGCAACCTGCACCCAAATGAAGATGCGCGCCGCGTGTTGCCTGAACTTTCGCAGTTCCATAAGAACCTCTATAAATCATTCGATTTTGGTATCACCGAGCCGATACGCGACATTATCGTTTCGGCGCTGAACCTGCTCTACAAAGTGATACCCAATTATGGCATAGGCATCATACTGATCGCGCTGCTTTTGAAGCTCGCGTTCTTTCCGCTCAACCAGAAGCAGGCCGAAGCGATGAAACGTATGGGCGAACTGCAGCCCAAGATTAAAGAGATCAACGAACGTTATAAGAACAATCCACAAGAGAAGCAGCGCCGCATCATGGAGATGTACAAGACGCATAAGGTGAACCCCGTTTCGGGCTGCCTGCCGATGCTGATACAATTGCCCGTCTTCATTGCGATGTACTCGGCGTTCTCTGACGCGTACGACCTTTGGAAATCGCCCTTCATTCCAGGGTGGATTCCCGACCTGTCACAGCCAGACCATGTGTTTTCACTGCCGGCAACCCTGCCCTTTATCGGTGGTTTTGCGGTGCACCTCATGCCGGTTGTCATGACTTTGACGCAGTTCTACCAGACAAAACTCACACCGACTTCGGGCGACGAAAACCAGCGCAAGATTATGCTCATGATGCCTTTCATGATGCTTTTTCTCTTTTATGCGATGCCGTCAGGTGTGGTACTTTACTGGACAGTGCAGAACCTTCTGTCGATAGCCCAGCAGGTTTACACGAACCACAAGAACAGCAAGGCTGCACAGAAGGCCTGA